The Saprospiraceae bacterium genome includes a window with the following:
- a CDS encoding TlpA family protein disulfide reductase translates to MGLASCVQPKQTFEKLPPGIWRATLLLDRQPVQKYGDDRDIAKKFDFDSELPFNFEVIYEDDDNFYISIHNAEERIKVSDIVFGLDRSTAKDTVIIDFPVYDTQIRAIYEDGVLEGEWIVFYKENYKIPFKAVHGQPHRFNNDISATELNVAGKWDVKFAVGTPDEYPAIAEFKQENNIVTGTFLTETGDFRFLEGALIGSKLYLSCFDGAHAFLFNGKLMPDGSISGTFRSGSQYTTNWEATLNKDASLQNSFSLTKSRNDEAISFSFPDENGNMVSIHDAGFRDKIKLIQIMGTWCPNCMDETLFLKEYFKENPDTAIAVISIAFERYKDTEKSLAAIMKFKQRLNIEHPVLLGGYYDKSEASLQLPQLDKIISYPTLLFVNRNNKIVKIHTGFSGPATSEYALFKSEFKQILESIDKL, encoded by the coding sequence ATGGGTCTGGCATCCTGTGTTCAGCCAAAGCAGACTTTTGAAAAGTTACCTCCCGGAATCTGGAGGGCAACCTTATTGTTGGACAGGCAGCCGGTTCAGAAATATGGAGACGACAGAGACATTGCGAAAAAGTTTGATTTTGATTCTGAATTACCTTTTAATTTTGAAGTCATTTATGAAGATGATGATAATTTTTATATCTCTATCCATAATGCGGAAGAACGTATCAAAGTAAGTGATATTGTTTTTGGATTGGACAGGTCAACCGCAAAAGACACCGTAATTATTGATTTTCCGGTGTATGATACTCAAATCAGAGCTATATACGAAGATGGTGTACTCGAAGGAGAATGGATTGTTTTTTATAAAGAAAACTACAAAATTCCATTTAAAGCGGTTCATGGTCAGCCACATCGGTTCAATAATGATATCTCGGCCACTGAATTAAATGTAGCCGGCAAATGGGATGTTAAGTTTGCTGTCGGCACTCCTGATGAATATCCCGCAATTGCGGAATTTAAACAGGAAAATAATATAGTTACGGGCACTTTTCTTACGGAAACCGGAGATTTCAGGTTTCTGGAAGGAGCTTTGATCGGGAGTAAATTATACTTATCCTGTTTTGATGGTGCACATGCGTTTTTATTTAACGGAAAGCTCATGCCGGACGGATCAATCAGCGGCACATTTCGCTCCGGGAGTCAATACACAACCAATTGGGAAGCTACCTTAAACAAGGATGCATCTTTGCAAAATTCGTTTTCACTCACAAAATCCAGAAATGATGAAGCGATCAGTTTTAGTTTTCCGGATGAAAATGGCAATATGGTCAGTATTCATGATGCCGGATTTCGGGATAAAATTAAACTTATCCAGATAATGGGAACCTGGTGTCCGAATTGTATGGACGAGACCTTGTTTTTAAAAGAGTATTTTAAAGAAAATCCTGACACTGCTATAGCTGTCATAAGTATTGCATTTGAACGATATAAAGACACTGAAAAATCTTTAGCAGCCATTATGAAATTTAAACAACGATTGAATATTGAACATCCGGTATTATTAGGGGGGTATTATGACAAATCAGAAGCTTCGCTTCAATTACCTCAATTGGATAAAATTATTTCTTATCCCACATTACTTTTTGTCAATCGGAACAATAAAATTGTTAAAATACATACGGGATTTAGTGGCCCTGCTACATCTGAGTATGCATTATTCAAATCAGAATTTAAACAAATTTTAGAAAGTATCGATAAATTGTAA